Proteins co-encoded in one Listeria ivanovii subsp. ivanovii genomic window:
- a CDS encoding type II toxin-antitoxin system PemK/MazF family toxin, with translation MMVKRGDVYYADLSPVVGSEQGGIRPVLIIQNDIGNRFSPTVIVAAITAKIQKAKLPTHVEATRKDGFERDSVILLEQIRTIDKQRLTDKITHLDEELMVKVNQALEVSLGVVEF, from the coding sequence CTGATGGTGAAGCGTGGTGACGTATACTACGCGGACCTTTCCCCCGTGGTCGGAAGCGAGCAAGGGGGAATACGGCCTGTTCTCATCATTCAAAACGACATTGGTAATAGATTCAGCCCAACTGTGATTGTGGCAGCAATAACCGCAAAGATTCAAAAAGCAAAGCTGCCAACACATGTGGAAGCTACTCGTAAAGATGGCTTTGAAAGAGATTCTGTCATTCTTTTAGAACAAATTAGAACAATTGACAAACAACGCCTGACAGATAAGATTACACATTTGGACGAGGAACTAATGGTCAAGGTAAACCAGGCGCTGGAAGTCAGTCTAGGAGTAGTAGAATTCTAA
- a CDS encoding RsbT co-antagonist protein RsbRA, producing the protein MYKDFANFIRTNKADLLNNWMNEMEKQSDQLINDIAKEPMYEETSKEFVDLIVSNITENGSKFNEKLDDFAEKVVHLGWPIHFVTTGLRVFGLLVYTAMRDEDLFLKREEKPEDDAYYRFETWLSSMYNKVVTAYADTWEKTVSIQKSALQELSAPLLPIFEKISVMPLIGTIDTERAKLIIENLLIGVVKNRSEVVLIDITGVPVVDTMVAHHIIQASEAVRLVGCQAMLVGIRPEIAQTIVNLGIELDQIITTNTMKKGMERALALTNREIVEKEG; encoded by the coding sequence ATGTATAAAGATTTTGCAAACTTCATCCGGACGAATAAGGCAGACTTACTAAATAATTGGATGAACGAAATGGAGAAACAATCAGACCAATTAATAAACGATATTGCAAAAGAACCTATGTATGAAGAGACGAGTAAAGAGTTTGTTGATTTGATTGTGTCGAACATAACAGAAAATGGTTCTAAATTTAACGAAAAGTTAGATGATTTTGCAGAAAAAGTGGTCCACTTAGGTTGGCCAATTCATTTTGTCACAACAGGCCTACGTGTTTTCGGGCTTTTAGTATATACAGCTATGAGAGATGAAGATTTATTTTTAAAAAGAGAAGAAAAACCAGAGGATGACGCCTATTATCGCTTTGAAACATGGCTTTCATCCATGTATAACAAAGTGGTAACAGCCTACGCGGATACGTGGGAAAAAACAGTTTCGATTCAAAAAAGTGCTTTACAGGAATTATCGGCACCACTTTTGCCAATATTTGAAAAAATTTCTGTCATGCCACTAATTGGAACGATTGACACAGAAAGAGCTAAGTTAATCATCGAAAACTTACTAATAGGCGTTGTAAAAAATCGGTCAGAAGTGGTATTGATTGATATTACGGGAGTTCCAGTAGTTGATACGATGGTTGCGCATCATATCATTCAAGCATCAGAAGCAGTTAGACTTGTCGGCTGTCAGGCAATGCTAGTAGGTATTAGACCAGAAATAGCGCAAACAATCGTTAATCTAGGAATTGAATTAGATCAAATAATCACGACCAACACAATGAAAAAAGGCATGGAGCGAGCGCTTGCCTTGACGAACAGAGAGATAGTAGAAAAAGAGGGGTGA
- a CDS encoding STAS domain-containing protein, which translates to MGIPILKLGECLLISIQSELDDHTAVEFQEDLLAKIHETSARGVVIDITSIDFIDSFIAKILGDVVSMSKLMGAKVVVTGIQPAVAITLIELGITFSGVLSAMDLESGLEKLKQELGE; encoded by the coding sequence GTGGGGATACCAATCTTAAAGTTAGGTGAATGTTTATTAATTTCTATCCAGAGTGAATTAGATGATCATACTGCGGTAGAATTCCAAGAAGACTTGTTAGCAAAAATCCATGAAACGTCGGCCAGAGGAGTAGTCATTGATATAACCTCAATCGATTTTATTGATTCATTTATTGCAAAAATTCTTGGAGACGTAGTAAGTATGTCTAAACTAATGGGTGCAAAAGTGGTTGTAACTGGGATACAGCCTGCAGTTGCGATCACCTTAATTGAACTCGGAATTACCTTTAGTGGAGTGCTTTCGGCAATGGATCTTGAAAGTGGCCTGGAAAAACTTAAACAGGAATTGGGGGAATGA
- a CDS encoding anti-sigma regulatory factor, with the protein MTFQSCVKIINEWDIVAARQLGRKISKEIGFGTVDQARITTAISELARNIFLYAGRGEICIEKVSESGKQGMIIVAKDKGPGIVDLRKVMQDGYTTSGGLGAGLPGVKRLMDSFDIISSIEGESKGTVITTTKWVR; encoded by the coding sequence ATGACATTCCAATCCTGTGTAAAGATAATTAATGAGTGGGACATTGTGGCTGCAAGGCAACTAGGTAGAAAAATATCCAAAGAAATTGGCTTTGGAACAGTTGACCAAGCAAGAATTACGACAGCCATCAGTGAACTAGCAAGAAATATTTTCCTTTATGCTGGACGAGGAGAAATCTGCATTGAGAAAGTAAGTGAATCAGGAAAGCAAGGTATGATTATTGTTGCTAAAGATAAAGGCCCCGGAATTGTTGATCTTAGAAAAGTCATGCAGGACGGATATACAACATCAGGTGGTCTAGGTGCAGGTCTGCCAGGAGTCAAACGCTTGATGGATAGTTTTGATATTATATCCAGTATTGAAGGGGAATCTAAAGGAACGGTAATCACAACAACGAAATGGGTTCGGTAA